Proteins found in one Fusarium oxysporum Fo47 chromosome V, complete sequence genomic segment:
- a CDS encoding guanine nucleotide binding protein, alpha subunit, giving the protein MCFGSRDKGDRGLARSRDIDKQLRQDEKKLSKEVKLLLLGAGESGKSTVLKQMKLIYSQGFSKNEKLEWKPVIFSNIVQSFKVIAEAMNEHDLQFDNPDNEKHMAHILVDHEISPHDPMPADYLEPIKALWVDNGVRAAIGMGNEYALHDNLTYFIEDIDRLWGEDYVPDDQDLLRSRLRTTGITETIFDLGQLTYRMFDVGGQRSERKKWIHCFENVNCLLFLVAISGYDQCLVEDKDGNQMNEALMLWESIANSHWFARSALILFLNKMDLFKEKLPKSPITNHGFTDYHGPKDDYKAASKYFLDKFKALNRNTEKEIYGHFTNATDTNLLKITMASVQDMIIQRNLKQLIL; this is encoded by the exons ATGTGCTTTGGAAGTCGGGATAAGGGCGATCGCGGTCTTGCGCGATCTCGTGATATCGACAAGCAGCTTCGccaggatgagaagaagctatCCAAGGAGGTCAAGCTCCTCTTGCTAG GTGCTGGAGAATCTGGAAAGTCAACTGTCCTCAAGCAGATGAAGCTTATTTACTCTCAAGGCTTCAGCAAAAATGAGAAGCTGGAATGGAAGCCCGTCATCTTTAGCAACATTGTTCAGTCTTTCAAAGTTATTGCCGAAGCAATGAATGAGCACGATCTCCAATTCGACAACCCCGACAACGAG AAACATATGGCCCACATCCTTGTCGACCACGAAATTAGCCCTCACGACCCTATGCCTGCTGACTATCTTGAGCCCATCAAAGCCCTGTGGGTCGACAATGGTGTTCGAGCGGCCATTGGGATGGGCAACGAATATGCGTTACATGACAACCTAACCTA TTTCATTGAGGACATCGATAGACTCTGGGGAGAGGACTATGTCCCCGATgatcaagatcttcttcgATCGCGATTGCGAACTACTGGTATCACAGAGACCATCTTCGACCTCGGCCAACTCACCTACCGAATGTTTGATGTTGGTGGCCAGCGTTCAGAACGAAAGAAGTGGATTCACTGCTTCGAGAATGTCAACTGCCTATTGTTCTTGGTCGCAATTAGCGGTTATGATCAGTGCTTGGTTGAGGACAAGGATGGG AACCAAATGAATGAGGCGCTCATGCTTTGGGAGTCGATTGCCAACTCCCATTGGTTTGCCAGATCAGCGCTGATCCTCTTCCTGAATAAGATGGATCTgttcaaggagaagctccCCAAGAGCCCTATTACGAATCACGGGTTCACCGATTACCACGGACCTAAGGACGATTATAAGGCGGCGAGCAAGTACTTCCTGGACAAGTTCAAGGCTTTGAACCGAAACACCGAGAAGGAGATTTATGGCCATTTCACCAATGCTACCGATACGAACCTGCTCAAAATCACTATGGCCTCAGTCCAGGACATGATCATCCAACGCAACCTCAAGCAGCTCATTCTCTAA